From Scleropages formosus chromosome 9, fSclFor1.1, whole genome shotgun sequence, one genomic window encodes:
- the rgs8 gene encoding regulator of G-protein signaling 8 yields MKTRLGCLSHKSDSYSDFSEFLPPEKTTRCMKLTTDEVVRWAESFDYLLSHKHGLAAFRAFLKTEFSDENIEFWMACEEYKKIKSPAKMATKANKIFDEFIDVHAPREVNIDFQTRQTTRQNLQEPTASSFSDIQGRVYSLMEKDSYPRFLRSKIYLDIVNNAQTSCQRRSV; encoded by the exons ATGAAAACAAGACTTGGCTGCCTCTCCCATAAGTCAGACTCATACAGCGACTTCTCTGAGTTCCTGCCCCCTGAAAAGACCACCAGGTGCATGAA GCTGACAACAGATGAAGTCGTTCGGTGGGCAGAATCATTTGATTACCTTCTTTCCCACAAGC aTGGTCTGGCAGCATTTAGAGCATTCCTCAAGACGGAGTTCAGTGATGAGAACATCGAGTTCTGGATGGCCTGtgaagaatacaaaaaaatcaagtctCCAGCTAAAATGGCAACTAAAGCCAATAAGATATTTGATGAGTTTATTGATGTTCACGCACCAAGAGAG GTCAACATTGATTTTCAGACCAGGCAGACGACAAGACAGAACCTTCAGGAACCAACTGCTTCTAGTTTCAGTGACATACAAGGCAGGGTGTATAGCCTGATGGAAAAGGACTCCTACCCACGTTTTCTAAGATCAAAGATTTATCTAGACATAGTGAATAATGCGCAGACATCGTGTCAAAGGAGGTCTGTTTAG